From Hylaeus volcanicus isolate JK05 chromosome 2, UHH_iyHylVolc1.0_haploid, whole genome shotgun sequence, the proteins below share one genomic window:
- the LOC128885099 gene encoding lethal(2) giant larvae protein homolog 1 isoform X1, whose amino-acid sequence MLKFIRGKGQQPTAERQKLQKDLFAFRKTVQHGFPNKPTALAWDPSLRLMIIGTASGAIKVFGRPGVEFYGQHTIESGENAVTKIVALPNEGRVVSLCDDNSLHLWEINESSVVETKSLSLEGKLKKISAMCLESSGENLLLGTEGGNIYLLNLKTFEMPDNIIYQDVVMQNVPDDYKKNPGAVEAIAEQPGHPDNILIGYNRGLMVLWNKATPGAQQLMGLFSRAQTFVSTQQLESVHWVSETRFISSHNDGSYAFWSPGSETMLDSTTLYGPFPCKAVSKILVYPTAEHGELFLFSGGMQRASYGDRHTITVMTKEKHVVFDFTSKVIDFFTVFPKQEDGKEALDNPEAIVVLAEEEVVAIDLTNPEWKMMALPYLVSLHASAVTCSQHVPNVPDELWDTIVAAGKAQTEHLYSDKPWPIDGGIIMCQKPASDKPKGKELLLTGHEDGTVRFWNASDVALTPLYKYNSSILFTGEHLDVLEQPPEDDEDEWPPFRKVGTFDPYSDDPRLAVKKVLLCPLSSTLVVAGTAGHVITATVSSEAVNKEIKAVKMNIVDDRDGFVWKGHDNLPARTASISFAVGFQPQSLLQLYPPAAVTALAIHSEWGLLAAGTAHGLAVFDYTRAKAVSVKCTLNPNDLSGSGDTPISRRKSFKKSLRESFRRLRKGRSQRRTNAGSPTRNTAPEKKKETTSVASSPSADLSPVELKPVERQVEARPVDDALGSMVRCLYFARSYIISMQNTTPTLWAGTNNGTVYVFTLAIPAGVRRAEEDVKCTLGKEIQLKHRAPVIAITILDGSSVPLPEPFEAEKGVSPGPDMASPHRVVIASEEQFKIFNLPSLKPYCKYKLTAHEGSRVRKTGFAKFTCPIEPAGTHEETCLLCLTNLGDCLVLSIPELRRQLNAAAIKREDINGISSLTFTKAGEALYLHSSSELQRISLSASKVTKAHCALNLPPNARSFPETVNNEEIQEKGVVEGTPETESETQGNQTAPVQRMITENGVVGSTSGEESPKEPSLRPAASTNDVNGEDDRQDLSSIGDITIDSVKDHLLNSSLFRNATSSEELHSRLAGLKMEVTSRTSEISTQNQSLVVKTTTVVSQTTNNTTANGEVETSQTNETQQMNSTTVEREISSGTETTTTHATITLPPNVEISAADLANLEVTTTTVTTEKSKAPLARPEEVGS is encoded by the exons ATGCTGAAGTTTATCAGGGGGAAGGGCCAACAACCCACGGCCGAACGACAGAAACTGCAAAAGGATCTTTTCGCCTTTCGAAAG ACGGTGCAGCATGGGTTCCCAAACAAACCCACAGCCCTCGCCTGGGATCCGAGTTTGCGGCTGATGATCATCGGCACGGCATCCGGCGCCATCAAGGT ATTCGGTAGGCCAGGCGTCGAGTTCTACGGACAGCACACCATCGAGAGCGGAGAAAATGCCGTCACGAAGATCGTCGCTTTGCCCAACGAG GGCCGCGTGGTTTCCCTCTGCGACGACAACTCTCTTCATCTGTGGGAGATCAACGAGAGCTCGGTCGTCGAGACAAAGTCGCTCTCGTTGGAGGGTAAACTGAAGAAGATTTCGGCGATGTGCTTGGAATCGAGCGGCGAGAACCTTCTTCTCGGCACGGAAGGCGGCAACATCTATCTTCTGAACCTGAAGACGTTCGAGATGCCCGACAATATCATCTACCAGGACGTCGTGATGCAGAA TGTACCGGACGATTACAAGAAGAATCCAGGAGCGGTCGAGGCGATAGCGGAACAACCAGGTCACCCAGACAATATTCTGATAGGTTACAATCGCGGTTTAATGGTACTGTGGAACAAAGCGACTCCCGGCGCTCAACAG CTGATGGGTTTGTTTTCGCGTGCGCAGACGTTCGTCTCCACGCAACAGCTGGAGTCGGTCCATTGGGTCTCCGAGACCCGTTTCATTTCGTCGCACAACGACGGATCGTACGCGTTCTGGAGTCCGGGAAGCGAGACCATGTTGGATTCGACCACCCTCTACGGCCCGTTCCCCTGTAAGGCCGTCTCGAAAATTCTCGTGTACCCAACCGCGGA GCACGGAGAGCTGTTTTTGTTTTCGGGGGGAATGCAGCGCGCTAGTTACGGCGATCGTCACACGATCACCGTCATGACGAAGGAGAAGCACGTGGTTTTCGACTTCACATCGAAGGTGATCGATTTCTTCACCGTTTTCCCGAAACAAGAGGACGGCAAGGAAGCCCTGGACAATCCCGAAGCGATCGTAGTGCTGGCCGAGGAAGAGGTCGTAGCCATCGATTTGACCAACCCCGAATGGAAAATGATGGCGTTGCCTTATCTAGTGTCTCTGCACGCAAGCGCG GTCACTTGTTCGCAGCACGTACCGAATGTCCCCGATGAACTTTGGGATACCATAGTGGCGGCTGGAAAAGCGCAGACGGAGCACCTGTACTCGGATAAGCCGTGGCCCATAGACGGCGGAATAATTATGTGTCAAAAGCCAGCGAGCGACAAACCGAAAGGCAAAGAATTGCTGCTCACTGGTCACGAGGACGGAACCGTCAGATTTTGGAACGCTTCCGACGTTGCCTTGACGCCCCTGTACAAATATAACTCGTCCATTTTGTTTACCGGCGAGCATCTAGATGTTTTGGAGCAACCGCCGgaggacgacgaggacgaaTGGCCGCCGTTCAGGAAAGTTGGAACTTTCGACCCCTATTCCGACGATCCGCGACTCGCGGTGAAGAAAGTTTTGCTTTGTCCTTTGTCGTCCACGTTGGTGGTTGCTGGCACCGCTGGCCATGTGATCACTGCCACCGTGTCGTCCGAGGCTGTAAACAAAGAGATCAAAGCCGTCAAGATGAACATCGTGGACGATCGCGATGGATTCGTTTGGAAAGGTCACGATAACCTGCCCGCGAGAACGGCTAGCATATCTTTCGCAGTCGGCTTTCAACCGCAAAGTCTTCTTCAATTATATCCGCCAGCTGCGGTCACCGCGCTGGCTATACACAGCGAGTGGGGATTACTCGCTGCTGGCACGGCTCATGGCTTAGCAGTTTTCGATTATACAAGGGCAAAGGCTGTCAGTGTCAAGTGCACGCTCAATCCGAATG ATCTTTCCGGGTCGGGTGATACGCCTATTTCGAGAAGAAAATCGTTCAAGAAGTCGTTGAGGGAGTCTTTCAGAAGATTGAGAAAAGGAAGGTCGCAGCGTCGAACGAACGCCGGGAGTCCAACGAGAAACACAGCACcggagaagaagaaggaaac tACTAGCGTAGCCTCGTCTCCGAGCGCGGATCTCTCACCGGTAGAATTAAAACCCGTGGAGAGGCAAGTAGAAGCAAGACCCGTGGATGATGCCCTTGGATCGATGGTTCGATGTTTATATTTTGCCAGGAGTTATATCATTAGCA TGCAAAACACCACGCCAACGCTTTGGGCGGGCACCAATAACGGTACAGTTTACGTGTTCACGTTAGCGATACCGGCGGGCGTTAGAAGAGCAGAAGAGGACGTAAAGTGTACATTAGGAAAAGAGATTCAATTGAAGCACAGAGCGCCTGTAATCGCGATAACGATTCTAGACGGGTCGAGCGTACCGTTGCCAGAACCATTCGAGGCCGAAAAGGGCGTGAGCCCTGGCCCTGACATGGCGTCCCCTCACAGAGTGGTGATCGCCAGCGAGGAACAATTCAAAATCTTCAATCTTCCGTCATTGAAACCGTATTGTAAATACAAGCTCACCGCGCACGAGGGTTCCCGTGTGCGGAAAACGGGTTTCGCGAAATTTACGTGTCCTATAGAACCCGCGGGGACGCACGAAGAAACCTGTTTGCTGTGTCTGACCAATCTCGGGGATTGTTTAGTGCTCAGTATTCCGGAATTGAGAAGACAGCTCAACGCCGCTGCCATTAAGAGGGAGGACATTAA CGGAATATCATCGTTAACGTTCACGAAAGCCGGCGAAGCTTTGTATCTGCATTCAAGTTCGGAACTTCAGCGAATTTCTTTATCGGCCAGTAAAGTAACGAAAGCGCATTGCGCGCTGAATTTACCGCCGAACGCCAGATCGTTCCCCGAGACTGTCAACAACGAAGAAATCCAGGAAAAAGGTGTGGTCGAGGGTACACCCGAAACGGAAAGTGAAACGCAAGGGAATCAAACGGCTCCGGTACAAAGGATGATCACAGAAAACGGTGTCGTGGGTTCTA CCAGTGGCGAAGAGTCCCCGAAAGAACCTTCTCTGCGACCAGCTGCGAGCACGAACGACGTAAACGGGGAAGATGATCGCCAAGACTTAAGTTCTATCGGAGATATCACGATCGATAGCGTGAAGGACCATTTACT TAACAGTTCACTTTTCAGAAACGCAACGTCTTCCGAAGAACTTCACAGTCGTCTTGCAGGACTTAAGATGGAAGTAACTTCGCGAACCTCGGAAATTTCCACACAGAATCAGTCCCTCGTCGTCAAGACTACGACCGTTGTCTCACAGACAACCAACAATACGACCGCCAACGGAGAGGTTGAAACAAGTCAGACGAACGAAACACAACAAATGAACA GCACTACGGTAGAGAGAGAGATAAGCAGCGGTACCGAGACAACAACGACACACGCTACCATCACTCTACCCCCAAACGTCGAG ATTAGTGCAGCCGACTTGGCAAATTTGGAGGTGACAACAACCACAGTGACCACCGAAAAGTCCAAAGCTCCGCTGGCTAGGCCTGAGGAAGTTGGTTCTTAG
- the LOC128885099 gene encoding lethal(2) giant larvae protein homolog 1 isoform X6 — protein MLKFIRGKGQQPTAERQKLQKDLFAFRKTVQHGFPNKPTALAWDPSLRLMIIGTASGAIKVFGRPGVEFYGQHTIESGENAVTKIVALPNEGRVVSLCDDNSLHLWEINESSVVETKSLSLEGKLKKISAMCLESSGENLLLGTEGGNIYLLNLKTFEMPDNIIYQDVVMQNVPDDYKKNPGAVEAIAEQPGHPDNILIGYNRGLMVLWNKATPGAQQLMGLFSRAQTFVSTQQLESVHWVSETRFISSHNDGSYAFWSPGSETMLDSTTLYGPFPCKAVSKILVYPTAEHGELFLFSGGMQRASYGDRHTITVMTKEKHVVFDFTSKVIDFFTVFPKQEDGKEALDNPEAIVVLAEEEVVAIDLTNPEWKMMALPYLVSLHASAVTCSQHVPNVPDELWDTIVAAGKAQTEHLYSDKPWPIDGGIIMCQKPASDKPKGKELLLTGHEDGTVRFWNASDVALTPLYKYNSSILFTGEHLDVLEQPPEDDEDEWPPFRKVGTFDPYSDDPRLAVKKVLLCPLSSTLVVAGTAGHVITATVSSEAVNKEIKAVKMNIVDDRDGFVWKGHDNLPARTASISFAVGFQPQSLLQLYPPAAVTALAIHSEWGLLAAGTAHGLAVFDYTRAKAVSVKCTLNPNDLSGSGDTPISRRKSFKKSLRESFRRLRKGRSQRRTNAGSPTRNTAPEKKKETTSVASSPSADLSPVELKPVERQVEARPVDDALGSMVRCLYFARSYIISMQNTTPTLWAGTNNGTVYVFTLAIPAGVRRAEEDVKCTLGKEIQLKHRAPVIAITILDGSSVPLPEPFEAEKGVSPGPDMASPHRVVIASEEQFKIFNLPSLKPYCKYKLTAHEGSRVRKTGFAKFTCPIEPAGTHEETCLLCLTNLGDCLVLSIPELRRQLNAAAIKREDINGISSLTFTKAGEALYLHSSSELQRISLSASKVTKAHCALNLPPNARSFPETVNNEEIQEKGVVEGTPETESETQGNQTAPVQRMITENGVVGSN, from the exons ATGCTGAAGTTTATCAGGGGGAAGGGCCAACAACCCACGGCCGAACGACAGAAACTGCAAAAGGATCTTTTCGCCTTTCGAAAG ACGGTGCAGCATGGGTTCCCAAACAAACCCACAGCCCTCGCCTGGGATCCGAGTTTGCGGCTGATGATCATCGGCACGGCATCCGGCGCCATCAAGGT ATTCGGTAGGCCAGGCGTCGAGTTCTACGGACAGCACACCATCGAGAGCGGAGAAAATGCCGTCACGAAGATCGTCGCTTTGCCCAACGAG GGCCGCGTGGTTTCCCTCTGCGACGACAACTCTCTTCATCTGTGGGAGATCAACGAGAGCTCGGTCGTCGAGACAAAGTCGCTCTCGTTGGAGGGTAAACTGAAGAAGATTTCGGCGATGTGCTTGGAATCGAGCGGCGAGAACCTTCTTCTCGGCACGGAAGGCGGCAACATCTATCTTCTGAACCTGAAGACGTTCGAGATGCCCGACAATATCATCTACCAGGACGTCGTGATGCAGAA TGTACCGGACGATTACAAGAAGAATCCAGGAGCGGTCGAGGCGATAGCGGAACAACCAGGTCACCCAGACAATATTCTGATAGGTTACAATCGCGGTTTAATGGTACTGTGGAACAAAGCGACTCCCGGCGCTCAACAG CTGATGGGTTTGTTTTCGCGTGCGCAGACGTTCGTCTCCACGCAACAGCTGGAGTCGGTCCATTGGGTCTCCGAGACCCGTTTCATTTCGTCGCACAACGACGGATCGTACGCGTTCTGGAGTCCGGGAAGCGAGACCATGTTGGATTCGACCACCCTCTACGGCCCGTTCCCCTGTAAGGCCGTCTCGAAAATTCTCGTGTACCCAACCGCGGA GCACGGAGAGCTGTTTTTGTTTTCGGGGGGAATGCAGCGCGCTAGTTACGGCGATCGTCACACGATCACCGTCATGACGAAGGAGAAGCACGTGGTTTTCGACTTCACATCGAAGGTGATCGATTTCTTCACCGTTTTCCCGAAACAAGAGGACGGCAAGGAAGCCCTGGACAATCCCGAAGCGATCGTAGTGCTGGCCGAGGAAGAGGTCGTAGCCATCGATTTGACCAACCCCGAATGGAAAATGATGGCGTTGCCTTATCTAGTGTCTCTGCACGCAAGCGCG GTCACTTGTTCGCAGCACGTACCGAATGTCCCCGATGAACTTTGGGATACCATAGTGGCGGCTGGAAAAGCGCAGACGGAGCACCTGTACTCGGATAAGCCGTGGCCCATAGACGGCGGAATAATTATGTGTCAAAAGCCAGCGAGCGACAAACCGAAAGGCAAAGAATTGCTGCTCACTGGTCACGAGGACGGAACCGTCAGATTTTGGAACGCTTCCGACGTTGCCTTGACGCCCCTGTACAAATATAACTCGTCCATTTTGTTTACCGGCGAGCATCTAGATGTTTTGGAGCAACCGCCGgaggacgacgaggacgaaTGGCCGCCGTTCAGGAAAGTTGGAACTTTCGACCCCTATTCCGACGATCCGCGACTCGCGGTGAAGAAAGTTTTGCTTTGTCCTTTGTCGTCCACGTTGGTGGTTGCTGGCACCGCTGGCCATGTGATCACTGCCACCGTGTCGTCCGAGGCTGTAAACAAAGAGATCAAAGCCGTCAAGATGAACATCGTGGACGATCGCGATGGATTCGTTTGGAAAGGTCACGATAACCTGCCCGCGAGAACGGCTAGCATATCTTTCGCAGTCGGCTTTCAACCGCAAAGTCTTCTTCAATTATATCCGCCAGCTGCGGTCACCGCGCTGGCTATACACAGCGAGTGGGGATTACTCGCTGCTGGCACGGCTCATGGCTTAGCAGTTTTCGATTATACAAGGGCAAAGGCTGTCAGTGTCAAGTGCACGCTCAATCCGAATG ATCTTTCCGGGTCGGGTGATACGCCTATTTCGAGAAGAAAATCGTTCAAGAAGTCGTTGAGGGAGTCTTTCAGAAGATTGAGAAAAGGAAGGTCGCAGCGTCGAACGAACGCCGGGAGTCCAACGAGAAACACAGCACcggagaagaagaaggaaac tACTAGCGTAGCCTCGTCTCCGAGCGCGGATCTCTCACCGGTAGAATTAAAACCCGTGGAGAGGCAAGTAGAAGCAAGACCCGTGGATGATGCCCTTGGATCGATGGTTCGATGTTTATATTTTGCCAGGAGTTATATCATTAGCA TGCAAAACACCACGCCAACGCTTTGGGCGGGCACCAATAACGGTACAGTTTACGTGTTCACGTTAGCGATACCGGCGGGCGTTAGAAGAGCAGAAGAGGACGTAAAGTGTACATTAGGAAAAGAGATTCAATTGAAGCACAGAGCGCCTGTAATCGCGATAACGATTCTAGACGGGTCGAGCGTACCGTTGCCAGAACCATTCGAGGCCGAAAAGGGCGTGAGCCCTGGCCCTGACATGGCGTCCCCTCACAGAGTGGTGATCGCCAGCGAGGAACAATTCAAAATCTTCAATCTTCCGTCATTGAAACCGTATTGTAAATACAAGCTCACCGCGCACGAGGGTTCCCGTGTGCGGAAAACGGGTTTCGCGAAATTTACGTGTCCTATAGAACCCGCGGGGACGCACGAAGAAACCTGTTTGCTGTGTCTGACCAATCTCGGGGATTGTTTAGTGCTCAGTATTCCGGAATTGAGAAGACAGCTCAACGCCGCTGCCATTAAGAGGGAGGACATTAA CGGAATATCATCGTTAACGTTCACGAAAGCCGGCGAAGCTTTGTATCTGCATTCAAGTTCGGAACTTCAGCGAATTTCTTTATCGGCCAGTAAAGTAACGAAAGCGCATTGCGCGCTGAATTTACCGCCGAACGCCAGATCGTTCCCCGAGACTGTCAACAACGAAGAAATCCAGGAAAAAGGTGTGGTCGAGGGTACACCCGAAACGGAAAGTGAAACGCAAGGGAATCAAACGGCTCCGGTACAAAGGATGATCACAGAAAACGGTGTCGTGGGTTCTA ATTAG
- the LOC128885099 gene encoding lethal(2) giant larvae protein homolog 1 isoform X4 → MLKFIRGKGQQPTAERQKLQKDLFAFRKTVQHGFPNKPTALAWDPSLRLMIIGTASGAIKVFGRPGVEFYGQHTIESGENAVTKIVALPNEGRVVSLCDDNSLHLWEINESSVVETKSLSLEGKLKKISAMCLESSGENLLLGTEGGNIYLLNLKTFEMPDNIIYQDVVMQNVPDDYKKNPGAVEAIAEQPGHPDNILIGYNRGLMVLWNKATPGAQQLMGLFSRAQTFVSTQQLESVHWVSETRFISSHNDGSYAFWSPGSETMLDSTTLYGPFPCKAVSKILVYPTAEHGELFLFSGGMQRASYGDRHTITVMTKEKHVVFDFTSKVIDFFTVFPKQEDGKEALDNPEAIVVLAEEEVVAIDLTNPEWKMMALPYLVSLHASAVTCSQHVPNVPDELWDTIVAAGKAQTEHLYSDKPWPIDGGIIMCQKPASDKPKGKELLLTGHEDGTVRFWNASDVALTPLYKYNSSILFTGEHLDVLEQPPEDDEDEWPPFRKVGTFDPYSDDPRLAVKKVLLCPLSSTLVVAGTAGHVITATVSSEAVNKEIKAVKMNIVDDRDGFVWKGHDNLPARTASISFAVGFQPQSLLQLYPPAAVTALAIHSEWGLLAAGTAHGLAVFDYTRAKAVSVKCTLNPNDLSGSGDTPISRRKSFKKSLRESFRRLRKGRSQRRTNAGSPTRNTAPEKKKETTSVASSPSADLSPVELKPVERQVEARPVDDALGSMVRCLYFARSYIISMQNTTPTLWAGTNNGTVYVFTLAIPAGVRRAEEDVKCTLGKEIQLKHRAPVIAITILDGSSVPLPEPFEAEKGVSPGPDMASPHRVVIASEEQFKIFNLPSLKPYCKYKLTAHEGSRVRKTGFAKFTCPIEPAGTHEETCLLCLTNLGDCLVLSIPELRRQLNAAAIKREDINGISSLTFTKAGEALYLHSSSELQRISLSASKVTKAHCALNLPPNARSFPETVNNEEIQEKGVVEGTPETESETQGNQTAPVQRMITENGVVGSTSGEESPKEPSLRPAASTNDVNGEDDRQDLSSIGDITIDSVKDHLLNSSLFRNATSSEELHSRLAGLKMEVTSRTSEISTQNQSLVVKTTTVVSQTTNNTTANGEVETSQTNETQQMNN, encoded by the exons ATGCTGAAGTTTATCAGGGGGAAGGGCCAACAACCCACGGCCGAACGACAGAAACTGCAAAAGGATCTTTTCGCCTTTCGAAAG ACGGTGCAGCATGGGTTCCCAAACAAACCCACAGCCCTCGCCTGGGATCCGAGTTTGCGGCTGATGATCATCGGCACGGCATCCGGCGCCATCAAGGT ATTCGGTAGGCCAGGCGTCGAGTTCTACGGACAGCACACCATCGAGAGCGGAGAAAATGCCGTCACGAAGATCGTCGCTTTGCCCAACGAG GGCCGCGTGGTTTCCCTCTGCGACGACAACTCTCTTCATCTGTGGGAGATCAACGAGAGCTCGGTCGTCGAGACAAAGTCGCTCTCGTTGGAGGGTAAACTGAAGAAGATTTCGGCGATGTGCTTGGAATCGAGCGGCGAGAACCTTCTTCTCGGCACGGAAGGCGGCAACATCTATCTTCTGAACCTGAAGACGTTCGAGATGCCCGACAATATCATCTACCAGGACGTCGTGATGCAGAA TGTACCGGACGATTACAAGAAGAATCCAGGAGCGGTCGAGGCGATAGCGGAACAACCAGGTCACCCAGACAATATTCTGATAGGTTACAATCGCGGTTTAATGGTACTGTGGAACAAAGCGACTCCCGGCGCTCAACAG CTGATGGGTTTGTTTTCGCGTGCGCAGACGTTCGTCTCCACGCAACAGCTGGAGTCGGTCCATTGGGTCTCCGAGACCCGTTTCATTTCGTCGCACAACGACGGATCGTACGCGTTCTGGAGTCCGGGAAGCGAGACCATGTTGGATTCGACCACCCTCTACGGCCCGTTCCCCTGTAAGGCCGTCTCGAAAATTCTCGTGTACCCAACCGCGGA GCACGGAGAGCTGTTTTTGTTTTCGGGGGGAATGCAGCGCGCTAGTTACGGCGATCGTCACACGATCACCGTCATGACGAAGGAGAAGCACGTGGTTTTCGACTTCACATCGAAGGTGATCGATTTCTTCACCGTTTTCCCGAAACAAGAGGACGGCAAGGAAGCCCTGGACAATCCCGAAGCGATCGTAGTGCTGGCCGAGGAAGAGGTCGTAGCCATCGATTTGACCAACCCCGAATGGAAAATGATGGCGTTGCCTTATCTAGTGTCTCTGCACGCAAGCGCG GTCACTTGTTCGCAGCACGTACCGAATGTCCCCGATGAACTTTGGGATACCATAGTGGCGGCTGGAAAAGCGCAGACGGAGCACCTGTACTCGGATAAGCCGTGGCCCATAGACGGCGGAATAATTATGTGTCAAAAGCCAGCGAGCGACAAACCGAAAGGCAAAGAATTGCTGCTCACTGGTCACGAGGACGGAACCGTCAGATTTTGGAACGCTTCCGACGTTGCCTTGACGCCCCTGTACAAATATAACTCGTCCATTTTGTTTACCGGCGAGCATCTAGATGTTTTGGAGCAACCGCCGgaggacgacgaggacgaaTGGCCGCCGTTCAGGAAAGTTGGAACTTTCGACCCCTATTCCGACGATCCGCGACTCGCGGTGAAGAAAGTTTTGCTTTGTCCTTTGTCGTCCACGTTGGTGGTTGCTGGCACCGCTGGCCATGTGATCACTGCCACCGTGTCGTCCGAGGCTGTAAACAAAGAGATCAAAGCCGTCAAGATGAACATCGTGGACGATCGCGATGGATTCGTTTGGAAAGGTCACGATAACCTGCCCGCGAGAACGGCTAGCATATCTTTCGCAGTCGGCTTTCAACCGCAAAGTCTTCTTCAATTATATCCGCCAGCTGCGGTCACCGCGCTGGCTATACACAGCGAGTGGGGATTACTCGCTGCTGGCACGGCTCATGGCTTAGCAGTTTTCGATTATACAAGGGCAAAGGCTGTCAGTGTCAAGTGCACGCTCAATCCGAATG ATCTTTCCGGGTCGGGTGATACGCCTATTTCGAGAAGAAAATCGTTCAAGAAGTCGTTGAGGGAGTCTTTCAGAAGATTGAGAAAAGGAAGGTCGCAGCGTCGAACGAACGCCGGGAGTCCAACGAGAAACACAGCACcggagaagaagaaggaaac tACTAGCGTAGCCTCGTCTCCGAGCGCGGATCTCTCACCGGTAGAATTAAAACCCGTGGAGAGGCAAGTAGAAGCAAGACCCGTGGATGATGCCCTTGGATCGATGGTTCGATGTTTATATTTTGCCAGGAGTTATATCATTAGCA TGCAAAACACCACGCCAACGCTTTGGGCGGGCACCAATAACGGTACAGTTTACGTGTTCACGTTAGCGATACCGGCGGGCGTTAGAAGAGCAGAAGAGGACGTAAAGTGTACATTAGGAAAAGAGATTCAATTGAAGCACAGAGCGCCTGTAATCGCGATAACGATTCTAGACGGGTCGAGCGTACCGTTGCCAGAACCATTCGAGGCCGAAAAGGGCGTGAGCCCTGGCCCTGACATGGCGTCCCCTCACAGAGTGGTGATCGCCAGCGAGGAACAATTCAAAATCTTCAATCTTCCGTCATTGAAACCGTATTGTAAATACAAGCTCACCGCGCACGAGGGTTCCCGTGTGCGGAAAACGGGTTTCGCGAAATTTACGTGTCCTATAGAACCCGCGGGGACGCACGAAGAAACCTGTTTGCTGTGTCTGACCAATCTCGGGGATTGTTTAGTGCTCAGTATTCCGGAATTGAGAAGACAGCTCAACGCCGCTGCCATTAAGAGGGAGGACATTAA CGGAATATCATCGTTAACGTTCACGAAAGCCGGCGAAGCTTTGTATCTGCATTCAAGTTCGGAACTTCAGCGAATTTCTTTATCGGCCAGTAAAGTAACGAAAGCGCATTGCGCGCTGAATTTACCGCCGAACGCCAGATCGTTCCCCGAGACTGTCAACAACGAAGAAATCCAGGAAAAAGGTGTGGTCGAGGGTACACCCGAAACGGAAAGTGAAACGCAAGGGAATCAAACGGCTCCGGTACAAAGGATGATCACAGAAAACGGTGTCGTGGGTTCTA CCAGTGGCGAAGAGTCCCCGAAAGAACCTTCTCTGCGACCAGCTGCGAGCACGAACGACGTAAACGGGGAAGATGATCGCCAAGACTTAAGTTCTATCGGAGATATCACGATCGATAGCGTGAAGGACCATTTACT TAACAGTTCACTTTTCAGAAACGCAACGTCTTCCGAAGAACTTCACAGTCGTCTTGCAGGACTTAAGATGGAAGTAACTTCGCGAACCTCGGAAATTTCCACACAGAATCAGTCCCTCGTCGTCAAGACTACGACCGTTGTCTCACAGACAACCAACAATACGACCGCCAACGGAGAGGTTGAAACAAGTCAGACGAACGAAACACAACAAATGAACA ATTAG